The genomic segment AACACCATTTTCCCCTAACATTGAATCCAAGACTTTAAAAGAAGAAATATCAGCTAAATGGGCATAAGATACATAATCAACTTCAAAAAAAGTTCTAAAAAATAAAATATTTGTTTCTATTGGATGAGGAGATAAAACAGCTTTTACTTCTAAACCTTCAATATCATTCCAGGTATTAAAGTCTAAATCATGGAAATCAAAGTAGTTCTCAAATTGACTTTTTTCTATAGACAATAAAGAAGACAGTTTTTCAAATACACTAAGGCGCACCAGTTTTGTAGAATAGTACTTTATTTTATGATCTGTTTGTAAAAGTGTGGTAAGACCTGCAAAATGATCATCATGGGCATGGGTATGAAAAATACCTTCTATATCATTTAAACCTATTCCAAGAGCATTTAAAATCACTTTAATATTAGGTCCCGCATCAATTAGATATATTTTTCCTTGGTAGGTTATAACAGAAGACATGGAAGGAGAATTAAGCGCCCAGCCATCTCCTTGTCCTGAATGAATTACAGAAAAATAATCTTTTTTAATATCATAAAAACCCAAATTATAAGGAGACTTATATTCAGCTAATGCTTCTAAATTTAAATCAACAATTACATGTTCATCTTTATAGCTTATTTCAAAAATATTAAATGAAATTCTTTTCATATACACTTCATTTTTAATTTCAATTCTTATATTGTCATTTAAGTATTTTTTTTCAATAAGTTCGTTTGTTTCTTTGATTTTTCCAAAAGCAAATTTGATCTTTATTTTCATAAGGTCACTGGCTTCTTTTTTACTTAAACCACAGGACTCTATTTCTTCTATAGTTCTTAAGCCATAATTTCCTTTGAAAATATACTCACATTGAGCATCAACTTGCAAAGTAGATCCGATTAACATGGGTTTATGACCGTCATTATTGGGATGATTGGGGATTATCATACCTTGTCTGTATAACATTTGAAGTACAGGAAATTCACAAAGATTCGTAAAAGATAGGTTTTGAACATTTAAGTCATTTAGTAAAATCGCATTGGGGCCCGTCTCATAAATAACGCCGCCATGCTCTGTTTTTGATATGTGTTTTTTTGAAATAAGATGTTTAACAACATCTTCAGGAGAGCTACAAAGAATTTTTAACTTGGCTTCTTTTATTTCAATAAAAAAGATACCTAAACTAACTTCCGTTTTTTGTATATATTTCATGTACCTAACCAATAAAGAGATTTATTGATTAGTATACATAAAAATTAAAATAAAATCAATAAAATTATTTTATATCAACTTCCCAGAAAAAGTCAATCCATTTTGTAGCTTCTTTAACAGCAAAGTCAGGCTGTATAACGGCACTTGGTTTGTAGAATATAGTCGCTAACTTAAATTCAGTATCAGGGAATTTATGGCAAAGAACTTTAATTATTTCTCTCATTGTTTCACCTGAATCTACAATATCATCAACAATTAATACTCTTTTACTCTTGCTCATATCTGGGATATTAAAGATTTCAAAAGTATCTAGTTTTTGTGTTCCATTATAATGAATTGAATTAATACTAAAAGCATGTCTTATATCATAGGCTTGAGCTATAAGATGACATAAGGTTAAACCACCTCTTGCTACTCCTAAAATTACATCAGGATTAAACGTTCTACATTTATCTGCTAAGATTTGAGTGTCTTCTCTAAATTCATCGTATGAATAATAATATTTTTCTATTTCCACTTCTTATCCTTGTAGTACGAAAACTAAACAAGAAATCGCTGTAATTGCTAAAATTCCAATATTTAAATCGCTGAATTCTTTTCTAGCAACTTTAATAATCGTATAAACCATAAAACCAGCCGCAATTCCATTAGTAATTGAAAAAGTAAGAGGCATTAATAAAACAATAAAAAAAGCAGCTGCACCTGTAGCAAAACCAGCTTTTTCAAAATTAATTTTTCCAAGTTCTGTAAACATAAGAACTCCAACAACTACAAGTACAGGGAAAATTGCATTTCCAGGAATTGCTTTAAATAAAGGCAACATAAATAAAGTAGCTACAAAAAACATTGCAGTAAAAACAGCTGTTAAACCTGTTCGTCCACCAGCTTCTACACCAGAAGCACTTTCAATAAATGACGTAGTTGTTGAAACACCCAATAAACTTCCACCAACAGTTGCAAATGCATCTGCTTCTAGCGTTTTTTGTAATGATTTATCATTTTTGTCATTTTCTTGAAATAAGTTAGCTCTTGTTCCAATACCAGTTAGAGTACCTAAAGTATCAAACATATCTGTAATTAAAAAAGTAATAATAACAGGGAATAAAGCCAAAGTAAACGCACTCACAATATCCAGTTTCATAGCAATAGGAGCTATTGAAGCAGGAAGAGCAAAGAACTCAGTTGGTACAGCAGATAAACCAAGAGTCCAAGCAACAACAGAAGTAATTCCTATTGAGAAAATAAACGCACCTTTTAATTTATAAGCATAAAAAGAAAATGCCAAAACCAAACCAAGAGCACCTAATAATACATTTGAGTCCGAAAAATCACCTAATTGTACTAAAGTAACAGGATTATCAACAATCATACCCATGTTCTTTAACCCAATAAAAGCTATAAACGTACCAATACCAGCAGAAATTGCTCGTCTTAAATCCATAGGAATAGAAGTCATTATCCAAACTCTAAAGTTAGTAAAGGACAAGATGGTAAACAATGCACCCGAAATAAATACAATTCCTAAAGCAGTTTCCCAAGGAATTTTCATTCCAAGAACCAAACCATAAGTAAAGTAAGCATTAAGACCCATACCAACACTCATTGCAACGGGTGTATTAGACCAAAGACCTGAAAATAATGTTGCAAGAATAGTAATAATTGCTGTTGCAGTAATAACTGCACCCATAGGTAAACCTGCATCGGAAAGAATAAATCCATTTACAGGAACAATGTACATCATGGTTAAAAATGTGGTAAAACCGGCTGTAAACTCTGTTTTCACGTTCGTACCGTGTGTGTTAAGTTTAAAAAGACTCATATAAGACACCCTTTTGTTTGTATGCGAAATGCATATTTTTATTTTAAGAAAGCTTGGATTATATCTAAATCAAAATAACAAGGTAATTAAAAGTTAAAATTATTAAGAATTTTGAATAATAATTTTACTTTACTTCTCAAATAAACTTCTTTGCTAGTTATTTGTGAGCAATTAATTAGATTCTATAACAAACTTGCAATGATTTTTATGCCTTTTTCAATCTCCTCTATACTTGCATTTGAGAAATTAAAACGTGCTTCTTTGCTTTGCCTATTATCATAATAAAAAACACTCGCTGGTACAATAGCTATATTTTTTTCTAAAGCTTTTTTTGCAATAAGATAAGAATCTTCTTCAAAACTACCATATATAAACATACCCCCATCAGGTTTAGTA from the Campylobacteraceae bacterium genome contains:
- a CDS encoding phosphoribosyltransferase, with amino-acid sequence MEKYYYSYDEFREDTQILADKCRTFNPDVILGVARGGLTLCHLIAQAYDIRHAFSINSIHYNGTQKLDTFEIFNIPDMSKSKRVLIVDDIVDSGETMREIIKVLCHKFPDTEFKLATIFYKPSAVIQPDFAVKEATKWIDFFWEVDIK
- a CDS encoding NCS2 family permease produces the protein MSLFKLNTHGTNVKTEFTAGFTTFLTMMYIVPVNGFILSDAGLPMGAVITATAIITILATLFSGLWSNTPVAMSVGMGLNAYFTYGLVLGMKIPWETALGIVFISGALFTILSFTNFRVWIMTSIPMDLRRAISAGIGTFIAFIGLKNMGMIVDNPVTLVQLGDFSDSNVLLGALGLVLAFSFYAYKLKGAFIFSIGITSVVAWTLGLSAVPTEFFALPASIAPIAMKLDIVSAFTLALFPVIITFLITDMFDTLGTLTGIGTRANLFQENDKNDKSLQKTLEADAFATVGGSLLGVSTTTSFIESASGVEAGGRTGLTAVFTAMFFVATLFMLPLFKAIPGNAIFPVLVVVGVLMFTELGKINFEKAGFATGAAAFFIVLLMPLTFSITNGIAAGFMVYTIIKVARKEFSDLNIGILAITAISCLVFVLQG
- a CDS encoding MBL fold metallo-hydrolase, with amino-acid sequence MKYIQKTEVSLGIFFIEIKEAKLKILCSSPEDVVKHLISKKHISKTEHGGVIYETGPNAILLNDLNVQNLSFTNLCEFPVLQMLYRQGMIIPNHPNNDGHKPMLIGSTLQVDAQCEYIFKGNYGLRTIEEIESCGLSKKEASDLMKIKIKFAFGKIKETNELIEKKYLNDNIRIEIKNEVYMKRISFNIFEISYKDEHVIVDLNLEALAEYKSPYNLGFYDIKKDYFSVIHSGQGDGWALNSPSMSSVITYQGKIYLIDAGPNIKVILNALGIGLNDIEGIFHTHAHDDHFAGLTTLLQTDHKIKYYSTKLVRLSVFEKLSSLLSIEKSQFENYFDFHDLDFNTWNDIEGLEVKAVLSPHPIETNILFFRTFFEVDYVSYAHLADISSFKVLDSMLGENGVSVSYIQKVKDAYLTKVNLKKLDIGGGMIHGDAKDFENDQSSNIILAHTEKQEYSQIQKVIGSEASFGSVDVLVSSNKDYLRRDAFSYVRDAFDEVSIHEIERLLNCDIVTFNPGTIMLKEKSELKEVFLILSGTVEKISMFEQVSKYIYSGSFIGDDIALIDDLPENTYRTDSYVKALVIPKSVYMYFIKNNSLEESLEDKITKHDLLNRFDIFSESLSYQVQSKIVKSFTVLGFLKGEKITNTNDCLNLVIKGSVKKCLEKNKEKYETNIIHENDFFNEENILEENALLYEYSAHTDVEVYSIPKDIILNIPIVYWNLYNRYQKYVGNSYNI